The following coding sequences lie in one Crassostrea angulata isolate pt1a10 chromosome 10, ASM2561291v2, whole genome shotgun sequence genomic window:
- the LOC128167244 gene encoding uncharacterized protein LOC128167244, translated as MALSKPVVPDTVQNEPVIGQHYLVCGSEGCEKNCLFYCNPCHRQMCEQCRDEHQKSPDTKKHEVVPYRQRKRQLPVEKCKDHPTKDIDMICEDCHVPVCSKCVIQDHQKHTLNDLETIYSEKFTLCLDEIYKIHQYFLPTSHDIQEDIKDNFKEIKATIDKIRTSIKAKAESLKRLVDTVASDEIEQVNKMEESLKEKLKSQDKTYQDYISYLEDLVREFHGYLSSTKVQSNPLILSQPYQMKIKPIPKTIIPVPPVFNAGQYSKEDVSKLLGRVTAPDTKPENRKIKPMKTASTQLKPTEQQRKQDREKSDVKRTLSLCSSFTKVREYTVPGVGNVWHISLGKAGRLWASEDIGNFVKTDLQGNQLQKIQTDGVYGYHTVTQDGDLIYTDRKNKVINTITLNNTITEFNKTVDWEPISIHSSHINGDILVGTIKNGEAKVTRYNKKGKEIQNIQRDNKGQGLYSDPRYITENINGDICTSDINKHAVVVVNKSGQHRFSYTGQGSMFNPYGICTDLLGHILVCSGPRLSVFLIPGNNSTVTLLDQHGQFLFLILTARQGVGFYRSLCVDDENNLHVGQHNTNTVKVYKYLQ; from the coding sequence ATGGCATTATCCAAGCCAGTAGTTCCAGACACCGTCCAGAATGAACCAGTCATTGGTCAGCACTATTTGGTTTGCGGCTCCGAAGGCTGCGAGAAGAACTGCCTGTTTTACTGCAATCCATGTCACCGACAAATGTGTGAACAATGCAGAGATGAACATCAGAAGAGTCCAGACACAAAAAAACATGAAGTGGTCCCATACAGACAACGCAAAAGACAACTTCCTGTGGAAAAATGTAAGGATCACCCGACTAAGGATATAGATATGATCTGTGAGGACTGCCATGTTCCTGTATGTTCCAAATGTGTAATACAAGACCATCAAAAACACACACTTAATGATTTAGAAACAATTTATTCGGAGAAATTCACTCTTTGCCTTgatgaaatttataaaatccaTCAGTATTTTCTCCCAACTTCACATGATATACAAGAAGATATAAAGgataatttcaaagaaataaaagcaaCCATAGATAAAATAAGAACATCCATAAAGGCTAAAGCTGAATCCCTTAAACGTTTGGTGGACACTGTGGCATCAGATGAAATAGAACAAGTCAACAAAATGGAAGAGTCTCTAAAGGAGAAGCTTAAGAGTCAAGACAAAACCTATCAAGATTACATCTCCTATCTCGAAGaccttgtcagagagttccatGGCTACCTGTCCTCAACCAAAGTCCAAAGCAATCCACTCATTCTTTCTCAACCTTACCAGATGAAAATCAAACCCATACCAAAAACCATTATACCAGTCCCTCCAGTATTTAATGCTGGTCAATACAGCAAGGAAGATGTCTCCAAACTATTGGGTAGAGTAACTGCTCCTGACACTAAACCagagaacagaaaaataaaacccatgAAGACAGCCTCTACACAGTTGAAACCTACAGAACAACAGAGGAAACAAGACAGAGAGAAATCTGACGTGAAACGAACACTGTCTCTGTGTTCCTCCTTCACCAAGGTCAGGGAGTACACAGTACCAGGTGTTGGCAATGTATGGCATATATCACTAGGTAAAGCAGGCAGACTCTGGGCCAGTGAAGATATTggtaattttgtcaaaacagatcTACAGGGGAATCAGCTACAGAAGATACAAACCGATGGTGTATATGGctaccacacagtcacacaggaTGGGGATCTGATCTATACAGACAGAAAGAACAAGGTCATCAATACGATAACACTGAATAATACAATCACTGAATTTAATAAAACAGTAGACTGGGAACCAATCAGCATACACTCCTCCCATATCAACGGGGACATACTGGTAGGGACGATAAAGAATGGAGAGGCTAAAGTCACCAGGTACAACAAGAAAGGGaaagaaatacagaacatacagaGGGACAACAAAGGACAGGGACTGTATAGTGATCCACGctacatcacagaaaacatcaatggtgaTATCTGTACATCAGACATAAACAAACATGCTGTAGTGGTGGTAAATAAATCAGGACAACACAGGTTCTCCTACACAGGCCAGGGATCAATGTTTAATCCCTATGGTATATGTACTGATCTCCTTGGTCACATTCTAGTGTGCAGCGGTCCTCGCTTGAGCGTGTTCTTGATACCAGGTAATAACAGCACAGTTACGCTCCTGGATCAACACGGACAGTTCTTGTTTCTAATACTCACAGCACGACAAGGGGTTGGGTTTTATCGTAGTCTGTGTGTGGATGATGAGAACAATCTCCATGTGGGACAACATAACACCAACACAGTGAAAGTGTACAAGTACCTCCAGTGa
- the LOC128167246 gene encoding uncharacterized protein LOC128167246, with product MALSKPEVADTVNEEPIIGQDYLMCGSEGCEKNCLFYCNHCHLRVCKQCKDEHQKSLETQNHEVVPYTQRKRQLPVEKCKDHPTKDIDMLCEDCQVPVCSKCATQNHRKHALNDLETIYSEKFTLCLDEIHQIHQYFLPTSHDIQEDIKDNFKEIKANIDKIRTSIKTKAESLKHLVDTVASDEIERVNKMEESLKKKLKSQDKTYQDYISYLEDLVREFHGYMSSTKVQGNPLILSQPDQLKIKPIPKTIIPVPPVFNAGQYSKEDVSKLLGRVTVPDTKPENRKIKPMETASTQLKPTEQQKKQDRAKSDMKQTLFLSSSVTKVGEYKVPGVDNVCHISLGKSGRLWASDDCGSLVKTDLQGNQPQVIQSSGEYGYHKATQDGDLIFADRQNKVINRIKQDNTITKFIKTRDWEPISIHSSHINGDILVGMVKDEAAKITRYNKTGKEVQNIQRDKKGQRLYNNPHYITENINGDICTSDYKKHAVVVVNKSGQHRFSYTGQGSQFNPYGICTDLLGHILVCSNPPFGNFLMSGDNTVTLLDQHGQFLFLILTAQQGVGFYLGLCVADENNLHVGQYNTNTVTVYKYLQ from the coding sequence atGGCATTATCCAAACCAGAAGTTGCAGATACTGTCAATGAGGAACCAATCATTGGCCAGGACTATTTGATGTGTGGTTCTGAAGGCTGTGAGAAGAACTGCCTGTTTTATTGTAATCACTGTCACCTACGAGTATGTAAACAATGCAAAGATGAACATCAAAAAAGTCTGGAAACCCAGAACCATGAAGTGGTCCCTTATACACAACGCAAAAGACAACTTCCTGTAGAGAAATGCAAGGATCACCCGACCAAGGATATAGACATGCTCTGTGAGGACTGTCAAGTTCCAGTATGTTCCAAATGTGCAACACAAAACCACCGAAAACATGCATTGAATGATTTAGAGACAATTTATTCAGAGAAATTCACTCTTTGCCTTGATGAAATTCATCAAATCCATCAGTATTTTCTCCCAACTTCACATGATATACAAGAAGATATAAAGgataatttcaaagaaataaaagcaaacatAGATAAAATAAGAACATCCATCAAGACTAAAGCTGAATCCCTTAAACATTTGGTGGACACTGTGGCATCAGATGAAATAGAACGAGTCAACAAAATGGAAGAGTCTCTAAAGAAGAAGCTTAAGAGTCAAGACAAAACCTATCAAGATTACATCTCCTATCTTGAGGatcttgtcagagagttccatGGCTACATGTCCTCTACCAAAGTCCAAGGCAATCCACTCATTCTTTCTCAACCTGACCAGCTGAAAATCAAACCCATACCAAAAACCATTATACCAGTCCCTCCAGTATTTAATGCTGGTCAATACAGCAAGGAAGATGTCTCCAAACTATTGGGTAGAGTAACTGTTCCTGACACTAAACCagagaacagaaaaataaaacccatgGAGACTGCCTCTACACAGTTGAAACCTACAGAACAACAGAAAAAACAAGACAGAGCGAAATCAGACATGAAACAAACACTGTTTCTGTCTTCCTCCGTCACCAAGGTCGGGGAGTACAAAGTACCAGGTGTTGACAATGTATGTCATATATCACTAGGTAAATCAGGCAGACTCTGGGCAAGTGATGATTGTGGTAGTCTTGTCAAAACAGATCTACAGGGAAATCAGCCACAGGTGATACAATCCAGTGGTGAGTATGGCTACCACAAAGCTACACAGGACGGGGATCTGATCTTTGCAGACAGACAGAACAAGGTCATTAATAGGATAAAACAGGATAATACAATCACTAAATTTATCAAGACGAGAGACTGGGAACCTATCAGCATACACTCCTCTCACATCAATGGGGACATACTGGTGGGGATGGTAAAGGATGAAGCGGCTAAAATCACCAGGTACAACAAGACAGGGAAAGAAGTACAGAACATACAGAGGGACAAAAAAGGACAGAGACTTTATAATAATCCAcactacatcacagaaaacatcaatggtgaTATCTGTACATCAGATTATAAAAAACATGCTGTAGTGGTGGTAAATAAATCAGGACAACACAGGTTCTCCTACACAGGTCAGGGGTCACAGTTTAATCCCTATGGTATATGTACTGATCTCCTTGGTCACATTCTAGTGTGCAGCAATCCTCCCTTTGGCAATTTCTTGATGTCAGGTGATAACACAGTCACGCTCCTGGATCAACACGGACAGTTCTTGTTTCTAATACTCACAGCCCAACAAGGGGTTGGGTTTTATCTTGGTCTGTGTGTGGCTGATGAGAACAATCTCCATGTGGGACAATATAACACCAACACAGTGACAGTGTACAAGTACCTCCAATGA